The genome window TACCGTGCATATCAAGTGTGATAGCGTTAAAATACTCAAGTTATAAACTTAAGCGTGCCAAAGATGATTAGGATTGATCTGATAAGTATGTTGTAGCAGTCGTTATTCAGTGTGCTAGGGTAAAAATACTGAAGTCATAAACTTAAGCATGACAAAGACGATTAGGCCTGATGTGATAAGTATGTTGTAGCAGTCGTCTGTCAAGGTGTGTGATAGCGTTAAAATACTCAAGTTATAAACTTAAGCGTGCCAAAGATGATTAGGATTGATCTGATAAGTATGTTGTAGCAGTCGTTATTCAGTGTGCTAGGGTAAAAATACTGAAGTCATAAACTTAAGCATGACAAAGACGATTAGGCCTGATGTGATAAGTATGTTGTAGCAGTCGTCTGTCAAGGTTTTAGAGCTATGTATAATACAGTATTATAATGCGAGcatgtattaaaaaaatgtagGGTGGAGTTTATGATTGAATATGGATTAGGGACTAAATTAAGCAGAGAATTAGGTGAGAAAGTGGGTCTGCTAAGGAGGGAAGAGGAAGCAAAGCAATTACTATCTCCATCCCCCACATGCATGTAATATGAAATGGACTTGTTTCTGTGGATTTTAATCATGGACCAACAAGTAGGTAGTAGTAGTGAGTAGAAAAACAGAGTATACATAAATATGAATGTGTATATACATTTGTTGTGCCAACTCTACTAGTTCGCGGTCAACTCAATTTTAGTTGCTAAACTAATTAATTGTAAAAGTAGTTCTCCTAAACACATGCAGAATTAAATTAAGTCCCCCATTTTCTTGTTTTCATTGTTCTGAGGGAAGGAGTAACATGAAAATATGTCACCAAAATTAATGCAATGCACGAGCAACACTAAGATATGCTTTTATCGAATCAGTGCAGTAGTAACCAATAACTATAATGAAAGAAACAGGGCTTCCTAACAATGTAGTAGTAATATAACAACTGCTGAGGCTGGGAAGCCAATTTTCAGGTCGAAAAAAGGggattattagtattttattttctttgagcAACGGAGCCTTTGGGAGCGTGATGGGATAATAGTCCACTGATAAGGTCATAAGGATTTATTTCAAGTTGTTTCGGGTTTTGCATTCGAATTCATGTCACAGTTACTTTTTTCATTCCTACGATGTTTTCCTGATTTGGATTTACATGTGCAAATAAACACTAAACAATTACCTCATCCAGAAATGGAGCAGTGACAAATCATACTACTATTCTGCTAAAGACTGAAgtagtatgtatatatatctgcAGTTGCTGTAGCAAGGAAATGCAGTAAAAGTCTACAAATATTTGTCCATAAATTTTTTAACTACAAGTACTACTCTACtgaagaaaaatgaaaagaaatagGGTTGACCTTGTATTGGTTTGCTACCAAAGTCTGAATATTTAAACATGCAGTCATACAGCTGTAAATACAAAGAAATAACAAGGCAGACAGTTCCTTTCTCCATGATCCAAGATGAACAAGGCCATTAATGCATCTTTCCTTGCACGGTAACCACTTACCCTACTCACTGCCAAGCAGATGTGCTATCATTTTTGCCATTTTTCATATGTCCTGTCCCTCATCCCAATTTGTACTTTctctataaaatttaaatttattattaaatcataccTAAAACAAAATCCTTGCAGCTTTTTTCTCACGTGTTCTCTCACTAATACCGTAGGTGTTTGGACACACCACTTTTGGGATTATTAATAAAAGAACTAAAGAAGCGGTGGACTAGTAGAAGCAGGAAGTAGAAGGTGAAAAAATACCGCTTCTTTGCAACAAAAAAAACCTAAACCCCACTTCTAGTCTCTCCTCTGCGATGCCTCTTCCTCATTGTTTCAATACAGAGTTTTTCCATTTtgagtaaaatatttcatgtattaataTAGGTTCttgtaataatttatttcttGACTGTAACAAaattacattacaaaattaccaaacattataccaacttataagtcaTATCATCCAAACACTTCAATAACTTATAAGGTTtaagtatccaaacactttaacgtacttctcacttataattaacttCTTTACACTAAGTAATAAATCCCTTCTTTTAAGTTTAGTCAAACGACCCAACTGTCTCCGCATTGATATCTAAAATGTTGTTTGCAGTCCTAATGATATCGTAAACGATAAATCCAGCTACTGTATGATATCAGCAGATATAATTAGTAAAGAGGCCTGCAGACGAGTGTTATTATAGTAATGACACGACGATGGTGCGATCAGGTTGTGGTGCCATGCGTTAAGCCATAAATCGCTCTCCCTACCACAGCCCCATCTAAGATACTAATACTATTATTACATATCAACATCAATGCAAAAATCTCACCAGATGAATCGATGCCACAAATCTTCAAAAAACAGATTAAACTAATACCAAGGTTAGCGTCTTGAGAAAAGAGAGACCAGTATTGTAACAAGAACAAATGTGTACAAGGGTCAGTTTTGTTTTCTTAACGCGTCGCTGTTATAATACTTTGTAATTAtcgtatatatataaacacatttgGAAGCTCTTTGTGATTATAATCGATTTCAGATAGATAAAACAAGAGCATGATGAACAGCGTTTACGAAGATAACTAGCACCTCACCAAAATATTAAACGAAATCAATACAATCCTTACCATTATTACCTTGTTCTAAGTCGAGTTTGGTTCGAGTTTTTCACGATCAACCTCGAGCTTTTCGTAGTCGAGTTAAACCTAAAAATTATGTCGCTGATGTGACTCGGGTTCAATGACGTAACAAGTCGTCGAGTTTGGTTTTTGAATTATCTATGACCTGTTTCTGTTTGGCTACTGGTGGTTAGCGAATGTTAGCGGATCGAATAAgatttgactagctgattgaagtgGATTAGATTAACGGTTTCtgttaaaattatttgataaataccCGATTGATTAAGTTTTTTTGACACAAATGTAAACTCTTAATTTAAAAAACTCATCAAAgtagtttttttaaaattaattttttggacCGAAACATCTGTTTCAATCCTCTAACTACCCAACACAAATATTAGCTTATTCTAGTGGTCAAATCTCTAAAACATCTCAAACTTTTAATTTTGTCCAAACCCTTTAATTTTTGGCCTATTTTCTGACTTTAAAtagattcaaaattaatttaaattgacTTTCGTGCAATGCACgactaattttattatgaaaataaaaatcaaaatagacaTTTAAAGGGGAGTCATACTTTAAGTGTCGAACCAAAagatttttttgtttgattttgtttgtattttatatgtacattagtttggattttaatttaaaaagtcttattattttattaatgtgaaAAATCATATCTTTTAGGAGTCGTTTGCTTCACGGGTATCtggaatcaggtatgggttttgaTGATTCCAAACTCATACCTGATGTTTGATTGCAAAAAATAAAACTTGAAATCCATACCTCAACCTCCAGAGTATGGGTTTTTAATACCCAAGGGAGGAGGTGGggtatgagatggaggtatgGGAATCaacttcatttttgattttttgtctATATTTctgtaattaaaaattaatttttaatacaacaataatcaatgatgcaaaatatataatactaatttttaaaaaaatttaattattataaattaataatttaaatttttttttaaaatttgaatatattgatttcagcactcaaccaaacacatgatattaaCCTTAAACCCATACCACCTTAACCCCATTTCTCATTCCAACCTCGTACCATTTCGCCAACCAAACGACTTGTAACACccccatcttaaattaagacgaGAGGTTACCTACAAATCCAAAACCTGCAAACAGACCACTAATATATATTCCAAACGATGATAAATAGTTCTAATAAGTTCTCGAATGATATAAATCCTCGAAAATAATTTAATCCGAATAATGCGAATAAATAGaatctctaaacaataaaatcCGAATAAATGCTAGGAGTCCATAAATCCTAATCAATGAAAAGAAAGGGCTGCTCTCCATCACACAGTCCCGAATCCCCCTAAGTAcctgccagaagaagaatacggcatgagccaaatgcccagtacggattggaagcatttacaaaacaagaaacatttaaaatattttgacagtaatataaatcagttattttaaaataacaggCTGAATCAACAAGGGGTAaggatatttcataccgagatcatatcagaacatatacagatacacacatcatagggtacctaatgtgtgcaacaaatcggataacgtgtacggcatatacaacgtcaccgtcaaatcacaaatcatatcaaaactgAACTGGGTGCATCCATGTATCctgaacaaataatcaaaatggccaaagctcctcccaagagctaacagaaggatacgccgtgaccaatcacactgtcacggaagtatcatgtcaatggtgccgaaaagacatggctgtagtacccctacagctgggtaactcggtataccctatatctctaagggttcacataaataaaatagttttcacaatttaaaaatcatatgatacagatatttcaaataagccgaacaaatcataatttgtatAATCTTTGAAAACCGCATCACAAatatttaaatctttcaaaacagacttttaaaatatttttcggaaatcaaAACAGTCAAATGAATAACGCAAAACAGCCTTAGCAAATCGGACGGATTAAAATAGGACAGaacaaaatcatttaatatCGAAAGGAGTAGCGCTGAATAAAAAGGAATAGAATCCGTACGAATCAAAAATAGTTTATTTCCATGAGGAATAGCCGAGTAAATTCGAACAAAAGTAAAACAGATTCTTTTATAGTTTAGAATACAACTGAAAAAAAACGATTTTGAAATAGATTGTGGGATAATTTTCAGGAATCAAATCAGTCAAATAAATTTTCACGGAAGGAACAGTGTAAAGCTAAAACGAATATAACAATTTGCAACAAGAATATCGCTGAATTAAAGAAAACGAAATCCGTACAAACACACCGAACAGAAAGGATCAAAACAGAGTAATCAAATTTACTTAACACTAAAAGAAGTAGTGCTGAATAAAAGAGAATGAAATCCGTACCTCGAAAATAGCTAATCGAACACTCACGAGATTCCGCAAATAATTCGCTAAACTCCCGACTCCGAacctaaatataaaattataatctattaTTAATAACCGATATTATCTCTAAACTATTTACccaaacataatatattatactaatatattAGTAATTATTAATAACGTCCGTTACACCTAATTAGCTTACGGCCAGAGTCTCAAACATACATACTGATTGACTTAAGCCACTTCCATGTGCCTAAACAAATGAACGCATGCACCACTAATCACAACACCAGGCTATGTTacgaaaatattaaatataaactaatgGTTGTACACGATTAAGTTACACTAGCAGAGTAATTGATTAATAGAATAGATTAATAGAATACATAGCATATCAACAATGAAAAGTGAATAACTAAATAATCATGTGATAAAACAAAGTAAGGCCTCTGCTAAAAtcataaaatcataaatattcatCACAAAATATATCGCAAAGTCACATagtattacaaaaaaaatatttaattctataaTTGAATCATAAAACTCTGAATTACTACGACCAATTATAATAGCTCTAAGGTAATTAATCTAGAATCAAGAATAtcaatataatacaaaacttgtACGCATGAAAAGAACAGGTGCTCAGGTAGCATGAATGGCCAGGCTTTAACAATtaagtataatatttaattatatagtgcCTACTAATGTATAGACTCGAGTACTGCATGATCAGATGAAAGAGTAACACATACTATATTATACCTTATTTCTTTGTTTGCCGCAAATCACCAAAAACTTTGATCGCCTCTTAACCTCTGCTATCGTCTCTCGGCGGCTACCAATAATGCTCTGATAATTTATGTTTTGTGCTAGGCTTAActtaatatataaacacaagtTACCGACTAGTACTAGGAGTCTAAGTCTAAAGTATTCTTATCCTATTTAATCctatttaattagtaatttaatAATCACCCAATTTATTAATTCTATTTCTattctaattcaaattttataaaatatacgaatattacatatatacccCCTTAAAAAGGATTCCGTCCCCGGAATCTAACGAAACTAATACTCGTACCTGAATCGAATAAGTGCGGATATCTCTCACGAATAGATTCCTCTAATTCCCAAGTAGCTTCTCGCTCCGAATGATTCTTCCACAAAACTTTGACAAAGGAAATGTTTTTCTTTCTCATGACTCGCTCCTCTCGATCTAGAATAGCTTCCGCTTCCTCCTCACAAGAAAGGTCCTCCCTAATCTTATGTAACGGATACTGAACCACATGAAACGGATGATACTTGTAGCCCTTCAGAACAGACACGTGAAACACATTATGCACATGAGATAACTGTGGTGGCAAAGCAACTCTATATGCGACCTCACCCACTCTCTCTATAACATCAAAAGGACCCACATATCTCGGACTAAGTTTCCCCTTCATACCAAAACGCTTAACACCCTTCCAAGGAGACACCTTCAAGAACACATGATCACCGGGTTCAAATCcaccaaactttctcttctgatCTGCATAAACCTTTTGACGTGATTGAGCCTTCTGTAAATTTTCTCTAGCCTGCGCCACCTTCTCATTAGTCACTCTAACCAACTCTGGCCCTTCAATATCTCTCTCTCCAACCTCATCCCAACAAGTCGGTGCCCTACACCTCCTACCATACAAAGCCTTAAATGGTGGCATGCCAATACTTGCGTGCCAGCTGTTATTATATGCGAACTCAACAAGATACAAATACTTATCCCAATCACCTGTCCACTCCAAGGCACAAGCCCTCAACATGTCCTCTAACGTCTGAATCGTTCTCTCTGACTGTCCATCTGTCTGCGGATGAAAGGCCGTACTAAAGTTAAGCTTTGTTCCCCAAGCTCGCTGAAATCCCTTCCAAAAGTGTGATGTGAACCTCGTAACTCTGTCAGAAACTATAGACACAGGCATACCATGAAGTCTAACAATATCCCTCTGAAAAATCTCCGCCAACTCATGAACAGGAGTAGTCTCTCGAATAGGCAAGAAATGAGCAGATTTAGTAAGTCTATCAACTACCACCCATATGACATCATTCTTCCTAAAAGTCCTTGGTAAACCGGTCACAAAATCCATGGTTATGTTTTCCCACTTCCAAATCGGAATATCTAGCTGCTGTAACAATCCACTAGGTCTCTGATGTTCTATCTTCACCTGCTGACATGTAAGACACTTACCCACAAACTCCGCTATATCTCGCTTCATTCCATTCCACCAAAAATGCATCTTCAAGTCCCTATACATCTTAGTAGAACCCGGATGAATAGAAAATGAAGAACTATGAGCCTCTGTCAATATTGCCTCACGAATTGTCGAATCTGAAGGAACACAAAGTTTACTACCCAACCATATCACACCCTCATCATCAACACGAAAATCGGTTTGCTTCCCATTCGCCAGCTCCAATCTAATAGCATCCAACTCCGAATCATTCTTTTGAGCGTCCTTAATCTTCGAAATAAGATTAGGTTCCACCTTTAAGCTTGCTACACTGCCATCTGACCCTCTAACATACAACTCCACATCTAAGCGCTCTAAATCTGAAATAAGATGCGGCTGAGTAACAAGAGATGCCACACTCCCGAAGTTCTTCCTACTAAGAGCATCCGCCACCACATTAGCTTTCCCCGGATGGTACTGAATCTTAGCATCATAATCCTTAAGAAGTTCAAGCCACCTcctctgcctcatgttcaactccttCTGCGTAAAAATGTACTTAAGACTCTTGTGATCAGTGAAGATATCACAAGTCTCTCCATATAgataatgtctccaaatcttcaaTGCAAATACCACTGCTGCTAACTCCAAGTCATGGGTCGGATAATTCACCTCATAGGGCTTAAGCTGTCTAGAGGCGTAAGAAATCACCTTCCCATGCTGCATAAGAACACACCCCAAACCTCTCTTAGAAGCATCACTGTAAACCTGATATCCCCCACTGCCTGATGGTAAAACAAGTATAGGAGCTGACACCAACCTTTTCTTTAGCTCTTGAAAACTCTTCTCACGATCATCATTCCACTCGAACTTAGCACCCTTCCTCATTAGTTGAGTCATTGGCAAGGCTATGGACGAAAACCCCTCAACAAACCGCCTGTAGTAGCCTGCCAAACCCAAGAAACTCCTCACCTCTGTGACGTTGCTAGGTCTTGGCCAATTAGTGATAGCCTCGACTTTCGCAGGATCCAACTCAATTCCCTTACCAGACACAATATGCCCCAGAAATGCAACCTGCtccaaccaaaactcacacttTGAAAATTTGGCAAACAATTTCTTCTCTCTCAAAATACCCAACACAACGCGCAAATGCTCCTCATGCTCCTCCTTACTCCTAGAGTATATCAAGATATCATCAATGAAGACCACAACAAACTTATCAAGGTAATCATGGAAGATCCGGTTCATCAAGTCCATAAACACGGCTGGTGCATTCGTCAACCCAAAAGACATCACAAGAAACTCATAGTGACCATATCGAGTGCGAAAAGCTGTCTTAGGAATATCCTCATCTCTTACCCGTAACTGGTGGTAACCCGATCTCAAATCAATCTTTGAAAAATACTTCGCCCCTTGCAACTGATCGAACAAATCATCAATACGTGGCAACGGATACCTGTTCCTGATAGTCACCATATTCAACTCCCTGTAGTCAATACATAATCTCATAGACCCATCcttcttctttacaaacaacacCGGAGCACCCCACGGAGACACACTAGGCCTGATAAATCCCCTATCCAACAACTCTTGCAACTGCTCTTTCAACTCATGCAACTCTAGTGGTGCCATCCTGTACGGCGTCTTAGAAATAGGCTCTGCACCTGGAACAAGTTCAATACTAAACTCCACTTCTCGATGCGGTGGCAAACCTGGTAACTCATCGGGAAACACATCTGCATATTCACTCACAACTGCATAATCCTCTATACGGGACTCAACCTTGGATGTATCCTTTACAAAAGCAAGATAACCATCACAACCCTTAGACAAGAGCTTCTTCGCCTTAAGAGCTGAAATCAACTTAACCTCCCCTTTTGGCTGAGACCCCTGGTATACATACTCTGGCTTATTCACATCCCCAAAGATAACCCGTTTCTCCTCACAATTAATCGTTGCCCTATACTCACTCAACCAATCCATACCCAAAATAATGTCAAAGTCATGCATCATCATCGGAAGCAAGTTGACCTTATAATTTCTATCCCCCACAACTATCAGACACTCTCGGTACACATCAGAAATACTAACAGAAGTCCCCATAGGGGTAGCAATAGACATATGCGGAGATAATAATGAAGGTAAGACACCAAGATAACGAACATATGATAGCGATACCACAGAATGAGTCGAACCAGTATCAAATAACACATAAGCATCACGTGTACCCACAAAAACCGTTCCGGAAACAGTACCTGGATTAGTTGCTGCCTGAGAAGAAGTCAATGCGAAGACTCTGCCTGTAGGATTCTGCTGATTCTGCTGACCTCCACTGCCACTACCTCCATCACCATTATTACGTGGACAGTCTTTTAACCTATGATCCATCGAACCACACGAGAAACATGCCCCAGTCTGTTTATAACAAGCTCTGCCTGGATGGTGTCTACCACATGTAGCACAAGGAGCCACCGGAATCATATTGGGGTTACCCCCATACGCTGGATAACGTCCCTGTCCCCTTTGACGATTCTGCCACTGTCTAGACTGCTGCTGAAACTGCTGAGTCTGCCCCTACTGAGCCTGCCCCTAACCACTATACTGATTCTGCCTCTGACCATGAGCTGTATGACCTCCCCTATTCTGGTTCTGTCCACGCCACTGTCCATACCGACTGTTCTGACCACCATACCCCTGTCTACCCTGTGCTGTGACTAGCCGATCATCTCTACCCCTCTTACGACCACTGTCAGATCTGTTAGTCCGGAAGTCTATACGCTCCTTCTCAACATCCTTGGCTGCATCAGCCACCTCTGCTACATTCCAAAATCTGGAAGAAATGATAGACATCCTAAGAGACGACTTCAGCCCCCATTTAAATTTTTCTGCCTGCTGTGCTGCAGTCCCTGCAGAAGTCCCAGCAAATCCCGCCAACCTGATAAATCTCGCAAGATACTCAGTGATACTCTCATCATGCTTCTGCTCAATAGAATTAAACTCTCTCATATAACCATCCTTCTCTGCCTTTGAGAAGTACTGCTCATAAAACAAATCTGTGAACCCCTGCCAAGTCAATGCCTCAAAAAATGCATCACCCCTGATAGTCTTCACTCCTCTCCACCACCTCTGAGCATCCCCCTCTAACTTATACACAGCCAACCTCACCTTTGTAGCGTCATCACATCCCAATGCATCAAAAATCTTCTCAAGATGAACAATCCAATTTTCAGCATCAATAGGCTGTGGTGCTGAATGAAAAGAATCCGGTTTCTGCTTAACAAACCTATCGAACCAAGCTAGTGCATCAGGCTGATTTTGTTGCTCCTCATTATTTCCTGGGTTTCCCTGATTTTGCCTAGCTTGTTGCAAAGCCTGAGTCACTGCTTGAGCTATCAACTGAGCTAACTCAGCTACACCAATGTTAACGTTATCGCGCCTAGGATTCTCACGTCTAGGAGGCATCTACAATATAAGAAACGAAATGAATAAGGAAACGGATTAGATAAGAAAATAGTACAAGCAGATATCAAATGAATTGCGCAGATGAAGTGAGCAGTTGAAATGAATTTAAACAGAATACCCATCCTAACGTCTACCCATTCTCACAGGTCAACCTAAATAGGTTTTCTACAGGAaagaacctggctctgataccaactttgtaacacccccatcttaaattaagacgaGAGGTTACCTACAAATCCAAAACCTGCAAACAGACCACTAATATATATTCCAAACGATGATAAATAGTTCTAATAAGTTCTCGAATGATATAAATCCTCGAAAATAATTTAATCCGAATAATGCGAATAAATAGaatctctaaacaataaaaATCCGAATAAATGCTAGGAGTCCATAAATCCTAATCAATGAAAAGAAAGGGCTGCTCTCCATCACACAGTCCCGAATCCCCCTAAGTAcctgccagaagaagaatacggcatgagccaaatgcccagtacggattggaagcatttacaaaacaagaaacatttaaaatattttgacagtaatataaatcagttattttaaaataacaggCTGAATCAACAAGGGGTAaggatatttcataccgagatcatatcagaacatatacagatacacacatcatagggtacctaatgtgtgcaacaaatcggataacgtgtacggcatatacaacgtcaccgtcaaatcacaaatcatatcaaaactgAACTGGGTGCATCCATGTATCctgaacaaataatcaaaatggccaaagctcctcccaagagctaacagaaggatacgccgtgaccaatcacactgtcacggaagtatcatgtcaatggtgccgcaaagacatggctgtagtacccctacagctgggtaactcggtataccctatatctctaagggttcacataaataaaatagttttcacaatttaaaaatcatatgatacagatatttcaaataagccgaacaaatcataatttgtatAATCTTTGAAAACCGCATCACAAatatttaaatctttcaaaacagacttttaaaatatttttcggaaatcaaAACAGTCAAATGAATAACGCAAAACAGCCTTAGCAAATCGGACGGATTAAAATAGGACAGaacaaaatcatttaatatCGAAAGGAGTAGCGCTGAATAAAAAGGAATAGAATCCGTACGAATCAAAAATAGTTTATTTCCATGAGGAATAGCCGAGTAAATTCGAACAAAAGTAAAACAGATTCTTTTATAGTTTAGAATACAACTGAAAAAAAACGATTTTGAAATAGATTGTGGGATAATTTTCAGGAATCAAATCAGTCAAATAAATTTTCACGGAAGGAACAGTGTAAAGCTAAAACGAATATAACAATTTGCAACAAGAATATCGCTGAATTAAAGAAAACGAAATCCGTACAAACACACCGAACAGAAAGGATCAAAACAGAGTAATCAAATTTACTTAACACTAAAAGAAGTAGTGCTGAATAAAAGAGAATGAAATCCGTACCTCGAAAATAGCTAATCGAACACTCACGAGATTCCGCAAATAATTCGCTAAACTCCCGACTCCGAacctaaatataaaattataatctattaTTAATAACCGATATTATCTCTAAACTATTTACccaaacataatatattatactaatatattAGTAA of Daucus carota subsp. sativus chromosome 3, DH1 v3.0, whole genome shotgun sequence contains these proteins:
- the LOC108211015 gene encoding uncharacterized protein LOC108211015; protein product: MPPRRENPRRDNVNIGVAELAQLIAQAVTQALQQARQNQGNPGNNEEQQNQPDALAWFDRFVKQKPDSFHSAPQPIDAENWIVHLEKIFDALGCDDATKVRLAVYKLEGDAQRWWRGVKTIRGDAFFEALTWQGFTDLFYEQYFSKAEKDGYMREFNSIEQKHDESITEYLARFIRLAGFAGTSAGTAAQQAEKFKWGLKSSLRMSIISSRFWNVAEVADAAKDVEKERIDFRTNRSDSGRKRGRDDRLVTAQGRQGYGGQNSRYGQWRGQNQNRGGHTAHGQRQNQYSG